A genome region from Phaenicophaeus curvirostris isolate KB17595 chromosome 10, BPBGC_Pcur_1.0, whole genome shotgun sequence includes the following:
- the NEU2 gene encoding sialidase-2 isoform X1, with protein sequence MSSFPVLKQETLFQKGTWTYRIPALLYLPRFSIILAFAEEREDAVDEHAKLIAMRRGIYDPTTHRVQWKSMETIVSAQLKGHRSMNPCPVYDEVTGKLILFFIAVPGKISEEHQLRTKINVVRLCYVTSMDQGRTWSSVQDVTEGTIRTEYQNWATFAVGPGHGLQLLNEARSLVIPAYAYRILDPKQHPTPHAFCFISSDHGATWEMGNFVGEESAVECQVAEVHACGRKVLYCNARSSKGARIQAVSYNHGVDFEGGQRVEVLVEPPSGCHGSVTAFPPPSHAWCQDSWLLYTHPTDPKDRKDLGVYLNKTPLNPANWSKPRILFKGLCAYSDLQYMGVGPDGSPLFSCLFEYGTHQQCEEIIFVMFTLKQAFPSEC encoded by the exons ATGTCCTCATTTCCTGTCTTGAAGCAAGAGACATTGTTCCAGAAGGGTACCTGGACCTATCGGATTCCAGCCCTGCTCTACCTGCCACGTTTCAGCATCATCCTGGCATTTGCTGAGGAACGAGAGGATGCGGTGGATGAACATGCCAAGCTAATAGCGATGCGCAGAGGCATTTATGACCCAACCACGCACCGAGTTCAG TGGAAGAGCATGGAGACCATTGTCAGTGCGCAGTTGAAAGGCCATCGATCCATGAACCCCTGTCCTGTTTACGATGAGGTCACAGGGAAATTGATCCTGTTCTTCATAGCTGTCCCAGGAAAGATCTCTGAGGAGCATCAGCTCAGGACAAAGATCAACGTGGTACGTCTCTGCTACGTCACTAGCATGGACCAAGGACGCACCTGGAGCTCTGTCCAGGATGTCACCGAAGGTACCATTAGGACAGAGTACCAGAACTGGGCCACTTTTGCTGTGGGGCCGGGTCACGGATTACAATTGCTCAACGAGGCCCGGAGCCTTGTGATTCCCGCCTATGCCTATCGTATCTTGGACCCTAAGCAACATCCCACCCCACACGCCTTCTGCTTCATCAGCTCTGACCACGGGGCAACGTGGGAGATGGGGAACTTTGTCGGGGAGGAGAGCGCGGTGGAGTGCCAGGTAGCGGAGGTGCACGCCTGCGGCAGGAAGGTCCTCTACTGCAACGCCAGGAGCAGCAAAGGAGCCAGGATCCAGGCTGTCAGCTACAACCACGGGGTGGACTTTGAGGGAGGCCAGCGGGTTGAAGTGCTAGTAGAACCTCCTTCTGGATGTCATGGAAGTGTTACTGCCTTCCCACCTCCCTCTCACGCCTGGTGCCAAGACAGTTGGTTGCTCTACACTCATCCTACGGACCCAAAGGATCGAAAAGACTTAGGAGTTTACCTCAACAAAACCCCTTTAAATCCCGCAAACTGGTCAAAACCAAGAATCCTCTTCAAGGGCCTGTGTGCTTACTCAGATCTGCAGTACATGGGGGTTGGGCCAGACGGCTCACCCTTGTTCTCCTGCCTCTTTGAATATGGGACCCACCAACAATGTGAAGAGATAATCTTTGTAATGTTCACTTTGAAGCAAGCCTTTCCATCTGAGTGCTGA
- the NEU2 gene encoding sialidase-2 isoform X2, which translates to METIVSAQLKGHRSMNPCPVYDEVTGKLILFFIAVPGKISEEHQLRTKINVVRLCYVTSMDQGRTWSSVQDVTEGTIRTEYQNWATFAVGPGHGLQLLNEARSLVIPAYAYRILDPKQHPTPHAFCFISSDHGATWEMGNFVGEESAVECQVAEVHACGRKVLYCNARSSKGARIQAVSYNHGVDFEGGQRVEVLVEPPSGCHGSVTAFPPPSHAWCQDSWLLYTHPTDPKDRKDLGVYLNKTPLNPANWSKPRILFKGLCAYSDLQYMGVGPDGSPLFSCLFEYGTHQQCEEIIFVMFTLKQAFPSEC; encoded by the coding sequence ATGGAGACCATTGTCAGTGCGCAGTTGAAAGGCCATCGATCCATGAACCCCTGTCCTGTTTACGATGAGGTCACAGGGAAATTGATCCTGTTCTTCATAGCTGTCCCAGGAAAGATCTCTGAGGAGCATCAGCTCAGGACAAAGATCAACGTGGTACGTCTCTGCTACGTCACTAGCATGGACCAAGGACGCACCTGGAGCTCTGTCCAGGATGTCACCGAAGGTACCATTAGGACAGAGTACCAGAACTGGGCCACTTTTGCTGTGGGGCCGGGTCACGGATTACAATTGCTCAACGAGGCCCGGAGCCTTGTGATTCCCGCCTATGCCTATCGTATCTTGGACCCTAAGCAACATCCCACCCCACACGCCTTCTGCTTCATCAGCTCTGACCACGGGGCAACGTGGGAGATGGGGAACTTTGTCGGGGAGGAGAGCGCGGTGGAGTGCCAGGTAGCGGAGGTGCACGCCTGCGGCAGGAAGGTCCTCTACTGCAACGCCAGGAGCAGCAAAGGAGCCAGGATCCAGGCTGTCAGCTACAACCACGGGGTGGACTTTGAGGGAGGCCAGCGGGTTGAAGTGCTAGTAGAACCTCCTTCTGGATGTCATGGAAGTGTTACTGCCTTCCCACCTCCCTCTCACGCCTGGTGCCAAGACAGTTGGTTGCTCTACACTCATCCTACGGACCCAAAGGATCGAAAAGACTTAGGAGTTTACCTCAACAAAACCCCTTTAAATCCCGCAAACTGGTCAAAACCAAGAATCCTCTTCAAGGGCCTGTGTGCTTACTCAGATCTGCAGTACATGGGGGTTGGGCCAGACGGCTCACCCTTGTTCTCCTGCCTCTTTGAATATGGGACCCACCAACAATGTGAAGAGATAATCTTTGTAATGTTCACTTTGAAGCAAGCCTTTCCATCTGAGTGCTGA